The Streptomyces sp. NBC_01268 genome window below encodes:
- a CDS encoding ATP-binding protein, whose translation MQHMFDTVLVANRGEIAVRVIRTLREMGVRSVAVYSDADADARHVREADTAVRIGPPPAAESYLSVPALLDAARRTGAQAVHPGYGFLAENAGFAQACADAGLVFIGPSASAISLMGDKIRAKETVKAAGVPVVPGAADPDIVEAARELGAPVLLKPSAGGGGKGMRLVRDLTVLEEEIAAARREARSSFGDDTLLVERWIDRPRHIEIQVLADAHGNVVHLGERECSLQRRHQKIIEEAPSVLLTPELRASMGAAAVEAARSCGYVGAGTVEFIVPGGDPSAYCFMEMNTRLQVEHPVTELITGLDLVEWQLRVAAGEPLGFAQEDVRLDGWAIEARICAEDPARGFLPSGGTVLALHEPQGGGARTDSGLSEGAEVSSLYDPMLSKVIVHAPDRATALRRLRAALARTVTLGVPTNAGFLRRLLAHPDVVAGDLDTGLVERDAESLVPEGVPEEVYAAAAAVRLAGLSPAPRDGWTDPFSVPSGWRLGGTPAPAEFPLRVAGLEPVVVGAPADATVAERSVTVAVDGVTHHFHRAGAWLGRDGDSWHVMDHDPVAAALSGARHGGADTLAAPMPGTVTVVKVAVGDEVEAGQSLLVVEAMKMEHVISAPHAGTVTELDVTPGTTVAMDQVLAVVAPREEKEEA comes from the coding sequence ATGCAGCACATGTTCGACACCGTCCTCGTGGCCAACCGGGGCGAGATCGCCGTCCGTGTCATCCGCACCCTGCGGGAGATGGGCGTCCGCTCGGTGGCCGTGTACAGCGACGCGGACGCCGACGCCCGGCACGTACGGGAGGCGGACACGGCGGTACGGATCGGTCCGCCGCCGGCCGCCGAGTCGTACCTGTCCGTGCCGGCGCTGCTCGACGCCGCCCGGCGCACCGGCGCGCAGGCCGTCCACCCCGGCTACGGCTTCCTCGCGGAGAACGCCGGGTTCGCGCAGGCGTGCGCGGACGCGGGCCTGGTCTTCATCGGCCCGTCCGCCTCGGCGATCTCCCTGATGGGCGACAAGATCCGGGCGAAGGAGACCGTGAAGGCGGCGGGCGTCCCCGTCGTGCCGGGCGCGGCCGACCCCGACATCGTCGAGGCCGCCCGCGAGCTGGGCGCGCCCGTGCTGCTGAAGCCGAGCGCGGGCGGCGGCGGCAAGGGCATGCGCCTGGTGCGGGACCTGACGGTCCTGGAGGAGGAGATCGCGGCGGCGCGGCGCGAGGCGCGGTCCTCGTTCGGCGACGACACCCTGCTCGTGGAGCGGTGGATCGACCGGCCGCGGCACATCGAGATCCAGGTCCTCGCCGACGCGCACGGCAACGTCGTCCACCTCGGCGAGCGCGAGTGCTCGCTCCAGCGGCGGCACCAGAAGATCATCGAGGAGGCGCCCAGCGTCCTGCTGACCCCGGAGCTGCGGGCGTCGATGGGCGCGGCGGCGGTCGAGGCGGCGCGCTCCTGCGGGTACGTGGGCGCGGGCACGGTCGAGTTCATCGTGCCGGGCGGCGACCCGTCCGCGTACTGCTTCATGGAGATGAACACCCGCCTCCAGGTCGAGCACCCGGTGACCGAGCTGATCACCGGCCTGGACCTGGTGGAGTGGCAGCTGCGGGTCGCGGCGGGCGAGCCGCTGGGCTTCGCCCAGGAGGACGTGCGCCTGGACGGCTGGGCGATCGAGGCGCGCATCTGCGCCGAGGACCCGGCGCGCGGCTTCCTGCCCTCGGGCGGCACGGTCCTCGCGCTGCACGAGCCGCAGGGCGGAGGGGCGCGCACGGACTCGGGGCTGAGCGAGGGCGCCGAGGTCTCGTCCCTCTACGACCCGATGCTGTCGAAGGTCATCGTGCACGCGCCGGACCGCGCGACGGCCCTGCGCCGACTGCGCGCGGCCCTCGCCCGGACGGTGACCCTCGGCGTCCCGACCAACGCGGGCTTCCTGCGCCGTCTCCTCGCGCACCCGGACGTGGTGGCGGGCGACCTGGACACGGGCCTGGTGGAGCGGGACGCGGAGTCGCTGGTCCCGGAGGGCGTCCCCGAGGAGGTGTACGCGGCGGCGGCCGCGGTGCGCCTCGCGGGCTTGTCCCCGGCGCCCCGGGACGGCTGGACGGACCCCTTCTCGGTGCCGAGCGGCTGGCGCCTGGGCGGCACCCCCGCTCCGGCGGAGTTCCCGTTGCGCGTGGCGGGACTCGAACCCGTCGTGGTCGGCGCGCCCGCGGACGCCACGGTGGCGGAGCGTTCGGTCACCGTCGCGGTGGACGGGGTGACCCACCACTTCCACCGGGCCGGCGCCTGGTTGGGCCGCGACGGCGACTCCTGGCACGTCATGGACCACGACCCCGTGGCCGCGGCGCTCTCCGGCGCCCGGCACGGCGGGGCCGACACGCTGGCCGCGCCGATGCCCGGCACCGTGACGGTCGTGAAGGTGGCGGTCGGGGACGAGGTGGAGGCCGGGCAGAGCCTGCTGGTCGTCGAGGCGATGAAGATGGAGCACGTCATCTCCGCCCCGCACGCCGGCACCGTCACCGAGCTGGACGTCACCCCCGGCACGACCGTCGCCATGGACCAGGTCCTGGCCGTCGTCGCCCCGCGCGAGGAGAAGGAGGAGGCATGA
- a CDS encoding SACE_7040 family transcriptional regulator, which translates to MTTTPTPTGRTDAPTRRQQILKEAARLFAERGFHGVGVDEIGAAVGISGPGLYRHFPGKDAMLAELLVGISERLLDGGRLRVAEADGDPRALLGSLIDGHIDFALDDRPLITLHDRELDRLKDEDRKRVRQLQRQYVELWVAVVRDLYPAAAEPEARASVHAVFGLLNSTPHLGAPLGRTGMENLLRSLAHGAFGALGSPGV; encoded by the coding sequence ATGACCACGACGCCGACTCCGACCGGACGGACCGACGCCCCGACGCGACGCCAGCAGATCCTCAAGGAGGCCGCCCGCCTCTTCGCCGAGCGCGGCTTCCACGGGGTGGGGGTGGACGAGATAGGAGCCGCCGTCGGCATCAGCGGGCCCGGGCTCTACCGCCACTTCCCCGGCAAGGACGCGATGCTCGCCGAGCTGCTCGTCGGCATCAGCGAGCGGCTCCTCGACGGCGGGCGGCTGCGGGTCGCCGAGGCCGACGGCGACCCGCGCGCCCTGCTCGGCTCCCTCATCGACGGGCACATCGACTTCGCCCTCGACGACCGGCCGCTGATCACCCTCCACGACCGCGAGCTCGACCGCCTCAAGGACGAGGACCGCAAGCGGGTCCGGCAGCTCCAGCGGCAGTACGTCGAACTGTGGGTCGCCGTCGTCCGCGACCTGTACCCGGCCGCGGCCGAACCGGAGGCCCGCGCCTCCGTCCACGCCGTCTTCGGCCTCCTCAACTCGACCCCGCACCTGGGGGCGCCGCTGGGGCGGACCGGCATGGAGAACCTGCTGCGCAGCCTGGCCCACGGGGCCTTCGGGGCGCTGGGCTCGCCCGGGGTCTGA
- a CDS encoding phosphatase, giving the protein MPILSRPALVEHLVRTRIAGDVATPRDNNLAHYRRLANGDRHYWFGLEFGDRWTDEQDVLAVMAERCGVVDDPAHRAGQDTIDPELTVGALDRMAARLAKAAAGRERVLFATGHPGALIDAHSRVAAALRARGCDIVRIPGGLTADEGYVVQFADVAVFERGASLWHTHSPEPMNAILDGLAALGEAAPDLVVADHGWAGRAAQRGVDAVGYADCNDPALFLAEAEGTMQVTVPLDDHVVDPRFYEPLTAYLLDAAGLGV; this is encoded by the coding sequence ATGCCGATACTCAGCCGCCCCGCCCTCGTCGAGCACCTCGTCCGGACCCGTATCGCGGGGGACGTCGCCACACCGCGCGACAACAACCTCGCGCACTACCGCCGGCTGGCCAACGGCGACCGGCACTACTGGTTCGGCCTGGAGTTCGGCGACCGGTGGACCGACGAGCAGGACGTGCTCGCGGTCATGGCCGAGCGGTGCGGGGTCGTCGACGACCCGGCGCACCGGGCCGGGCAGGACACCATCGACCCCGAGCTGACCGTCGGCGCCCTGGACCGCATGGCCGCCCGGCTCGCCAAGGCCGCCGCGGGCAGGGAGCGGGTGCTGTTCGCGACCGGGCACCCCGGCGCGCTGATCGACGCGCACAGCCGGGTCGCCGCCGCGCTGCGGGCCCGGGGCTGCGACATCGTGCGGATCCCCGGCGGGCTGACCGCCGACGAGGGGTACGTCGTGCAGTTCGCCGACGTCGCCGTCTTCGAGCGGGGCGCCAGCCTGTGGCACACGCACTCCCCGGAGCCCATGAACGCGATCCTCGACGGCCTGGCGGCGCTCGGCGAGGCCGCGCCGGACCTGGTGGTCGCCGACCACGGGTGGGCGGGGCGCGCGGCGCAGCGGGGCGTGGACGCGGTGGGGTACGCGGACTGCAACGACCCGGCGCTGTTCCTCGCGGAGGCGGAGGGGACGATGCAGGTCACCGTGCCGCTGGACGATCACGTGGTGGATCCCCGGTTCTACGAGCCGTTGACGGCGTATCTGCTGGACGCGGCGGGGCTGGGCGTCTGA
- a CDS encoding acyl-CoA thioesterase has translation MPEAHTALDDLLDLLDLERIEQDIFRGESRPSIVPRVFGGQVAAQALVAAGRTVPGDRLAHSLHAYFLRAGDPGAPIVYTVDRIRDGRSFTTRRVVAVQHGQPIFHLSASFQTYEEGLDHQAEMPAAPDPEFLPTPAEMLPRHLPREVADRLIEARAAVDLRYAEVPPWGSVGQPRDPRSQVWFRTNGKLADDPLLHIALATYVSDMTLLDSILLAHGRGGWAVGDVVGASLDHAMWFHRPFRADEWLLYDQESPTASGGRGLGQARIFTQDGRLAISVIQEGVVRVPRR, from the coding sequence GTGCCCGAAGCGCACACGGCACTGGATGACCTGCTCGATCTGCTCGACCTGGAGCGGATCGAGCAGGACATCTTCCGGGGCGAGTCCCGCCCCTCCATCGTCCCCCGCGTCTTCGGCGGCCAGGTGGCCGCCCAGGCGCTGGTGGCGGCCGGGCGAACCGTCCCCGGCGACCGCCTCGCCCACTCGCTCCACGCGTACTTCCTGCGCGCCGGGGACCCGGGCGCGCCGATCGTCTACACGGTCGACCGCATCCGCGACGGGCGCTCCTTCACCACCCGCCGGGTGGTGGCCGTCCAGCACGGGCAGCCGATCTTCCACCTCTCCGCCTCGTTCCAGACGTACGAGGAGGGCCTGGACCACCAGGCGGAGATGCCGGCCGCCCCGGACCCGGAGTTCCTGCCGACCCCGGCCGAGATGCTCCCCCGGCACCTCCCCCGCGAGGTCGCGGACCGCCTCATCGAGGCCCGCGCGGCCGTGGACCTCCGCTACGCCGAGGTCCCCCCGTGGGGCAGCGTCGGACAGCCGCGCGACCCCCGCTCCCAGGTCTGGTTCCGCACCAACGGCAAACTCGCGGACGACCCCCTGCTCCACATCGCCCTGGCGACCTACGTCTCGGACATGACGCTCCTCGACTCGATCCTCCTGGCCCACGGCCGGGGCGGCTGGGCGGTGGGCGACGTCGTCGGGGCGTCCCTGGACCACGCCATGTGGTTCCACCGCCCCTTCCGGGCCGACGAATGGCTCCTGTACGACCAGGAGTCGCCGACCGCCTCGGGCGGACGCGGCCTCGGCCAGGCGCGGATCTTCACCCAGGACGGACGGCTGGCGATCTCGGTCATCCAGGAGGGTGTCGTTCGCGTCCCGCGCCGATGA
- a CDS encoding cation diffusion facilitator family transporter, with product MAENGESTFTVIVAAMANLGIAAAKAVAGVVSGSSAMLSEAAHSLADTVTEFMLLTALKRSEKPADEDHPLGYANERYVWAMLAAVATFVGGAVFSLYDGIHTLVAGEELGDPLISYIVLGVAFLLEGFSLRTAVRQVRSEADRTKTPFSRYLRLTPDTTVKAVVMEDSAALAGLMLAAGGLLGVQITGSSVWDGVASILIGLLLVYVAWVLGRSNAELLIGRPLPRTMRQEVREELLALDHVVGVLDLTTLIQGPDEVMIAAKVDFRDISTAAEVERACETAEARLRTRFPAVRRVYLDPTPGRDRTDGARGPERG from the coding sequence ATGGCGGAGAACGGCGAGAGCACCTTCACAGTGATCGTGGCGGCGATGGCCAACCTGGGCATCGCCGCCGCCAAGGCCGTCGCCGGCGTCGTCAGCGGATCCAGCGCGATGCTCTCGGAGGCGGCCCACTCGCTCGCCGACACGGTCACCGAGTTCATGCTGCTCACGGCCCTCAAGCGCAGCGAGAAGCCGGCCGACGAGGACCACCCCCTGGGCTACGCGAACGAGCGCTACGTCTGGGCGATGCTCGCCGCGGTGGCCACGTTCGTGGGCGGCGCGGTCTTCTCCCTCTACGACGGCATCCACACCCTCGTGGCGGGCGAGGAACTGGGCGACCCCCTGATCTCGTACATCGTCCTGGGCGTCGCCTTCCTCCTGGAGGGCTTCAGCCTCCGCACGGCCGTCCGGCAGGTCCGGTCCGAGGCGGACCGCACGAAGACCCCCTTCAGCCGCTACCTGCGCCTCACCCCCGACACCACCGTGAAGGCCGTGGTGATGGAGGACTCGGCGGCCCTGGCCGGCCTGATGCTCGCGGCCGGCGGCCTGCTGGGCGTCCAGATCACCGGCTCGTCCGTCTGGGACGGCGTCGCCTCGATCCTCATCGGCCTGCTGCTCGTGTACGTGGCCTGGGTCCTGGGCCGCTCCAACGCGGAGCTCCTCATCGGCCGCCCGCTCCCCCGCACCATGCGGCAGGAGGTCCGCGAGGAACTCCTCGCCCTGGACCACGTGGTCGGCGTCCTGGACCTGACGACGCTGATCCAGGGCCCGGACGAGGTGATGATCGCGGCGAAGGTCGACTTCAGGGACATCTCCACGGCAGCCGAGGTGGAACGCGCCTGCGAAACCGCGGAAGCCCGCCTCCGCACCCGCTTCCCGGCCGTCCGCCGCGTCTACCTGGACCCGACACCGGGCCGGGACCGGACCGACGGCGCAAGGGGGCCGGAGCGGGGGTAG
- a CDS encoding acyl-CoA dehydrogenase family protein encodes MRRTVFNEDHEAFRETIRAFIEAEVVPVYDEWFAAGQAPRDFYDKLGELGIFGINVPEEFGGAGLDTHKFEAVLYEETARAGVQFGGSGVHVLLALPYIKMLSTDEQKKRYLPKFVTGEEMWALAMTEPGTGSDVAGMKTTAKLSEDGTHYVLNGAKTFITGGVHADRVIVCARTSAPSAEDRRFGISLFAVDTKSEGYSIGRKLDKLGLRTSDTAELAFVDVKVPAEDLLGEEGKGFSYLGHNLASERWGIAFGAYAQAKAAIRFAQQYVTDRTVFGKTVASFQNTKFELAACQAEVDAAEAVADRALEALDAGELSPAEAASAKLFCTEVAHRVIDRCLQLHGGYGYMNEYPIARLYADNRVNRIYGGTSEIMKSIIAKSMGL; translated from the coding sequence GTGCGCCGTACCGTATTCAACGAGGACCACGAGGCGTTCCGGGAGACCATCCGCGCCTTCATCGAGGCCGAGGTCGTCCCGGTCTACGACGAGTGGTTCGCGGCCGGCCAGGCGCCCCGCGACTTCTACGACAAGCTGGGCGAGCTCGGCATCTTCGGCATCAACGTGCCCGAGGAGTTCGGCGGCGCCGGCCTGGACACCCACAAGTTCGAGGCCGTCCTCTACGAGGAGACCGCCCGCGCCGGCGTCCAGTTCGGCGGCTCCGGCGTGCACGTGCTGCTCGCGCTCCCCTACATCAAGATGCTCTCCACCGACGAGCAGAAGAAGCGCTACCTGCCGAAGTTCGTCACCGGCGAGGAGATGTGGGCGCTCGCCATGACCGAGCCGGGCACCGGCTCCGACGTCGCGGGCATGAAGACCACCGCCAAGCTGTCCGAGGACGGCACCCACTACGTCCTCAACGGCGCCAAGACCTTCATCACCGGCGGCGTCCACGCCGACCGCGTGATCGTCTGTGCCCGCACCTCCGCCCCGTCGGCCGAGGACCGCCGCTTCGGCATCTCCCTCTTCGCCGTCGACACCAAGTCCGAGGGCTACTCCATCGGCCGCAAGCTGGACAAGCTGGGCCTGCGCACCTCCGACACCGCCGAGCTGGCCTTCGTGGACGTGAAGGTCCCCGCCGAGGACCTGCTCGGCGAGGAGGGCAAGGGCTTCTCCTACCTCGGCCACAACCTGGCCTCCGAGCGCTGGGGCATCGCCTTCGGCGCCTACGCCCAGGCCAAGGCCGCGATCCGCTTCGCGCAGCAGTACGTCACGGACCGCACGGTCTTCGGCAAGACGGTCGCCTCCTTCCAGAACACCAAGTTCGAGCTGGCCGCCTGCCAGGCCGAGGTCGACGCGGCCGAGGCCGTCGCCGACCGCGCCCTGGAGGCCCTGGACGCGGGCGAGCTGTCCCCCGCCGAGGCCGCCAGCGCCAAGCTGTTCTGCACCGAGGTCGCGCACCGCGTCATCGACCGCTGCCTCCAGCTGCACGGCGGCTACGGCTACATGAACGAGTACCCGATCGCCCGCCTGTACGCCGACAACCGCGTCAACCGCATCTACGGCGGCACCAGCGAGATCATGAAGTCGATCATCGCCAAGTCGATGGGCCTGTAA
- a CDS encoding hydroxymethylglutaryl-CoA lyase encodes MSGLPMTVADPALPARVRIHEVGPRDGLQNEKTVVPTDVKAEFVRRLAAAGLSTVEATSFVHPKWVPQLADAEELFPLVADLPARLPVLVPNERGLDRALALGARHVAVFASATESFAKANLNRTVDEALAMFEPVVTRAIEQGLTIRGYLSMCFGDPWEGAVPIEQVVRVTKALAEMGCDELSLGDTIGVATPGHVQALLTALNEAGVPTSRIAVHFHDTYGQALSNTLAALRHGVTTVDASAGGLGGCPYAKSATGNLATEDLVWMLDGLGIETGVDLAALTATSGWMAEQLGRPSPSRTVRALSHKES; translated from the coding sequence ATGAGCGGTCTGCCGATGACCGTGGCCGATCCGGCGCTCCCGGCCCGGGTCAGGATCCACGAGGTGGGGCCCCGCGACGGGCTGCAGAACGAGAAGACGGTCGTCCCGACCGACGTGAAGGCCGAGTTCGTGCGGCGTCTGGCGGCGGCGGGTCTGTCGACCGTCGAGGCGACCAGTTTCGTGCACCCCAAGTGGGTTCCCCAACTGGCCGATGCAGAGGAGCTGTTCCCCCTCGTCGCCGACCTGCCGGCGCGGCTGCCGGTGCTGGTGCCGAACGAGCGCGGCCTGGACCGGGCACTCGCGCTGGGCGCCCGGCACGTCGCCGTGTTCGCCTCGGCCACCGAGTCCTTCGCCAAGGCCAACCTCAACCGGACCGTGGACGAGGCCCTCGCCATGTTCGAGCCGGTGGTGACCCGGGCGATAGAGCAGGGCCTGACGATCCGCGGCTATCTGTCGATGTGCTTCGGCGACCCGTGGGAGGGCGCCGTGCCGATCGAGCAGGTCGTCCGGGTCACCAAGGCGCTCGCCGAGATGGGCTGCGACGAGCTGAGCCTCGGCGACACGATCGGCGTGGCCACCCCGGGGCACGTCCAGGCGCTGCTGACGGCGCTGAACGAGGCCGGGGTGCCCACCTCCCGCATCGCCGTGCACTTCCACGACACCTACGGGCAGGCCCTGTCCAACACGCTCGCCGCGCTCCGGCACGGCGTGACCACGGTCGACGCCTCCGCGGGCGGCCTCGGCGGCTGCCCGTACGCGAAGAGCGCGACCGGCAACCTGGCCACCGAGGACCTCGTGTGGATGCTCGACGGCCTCGGCATCGAGACCGGGGTCGACCTGGCCGCCCTCACCGCCACCAGCGGGTGGATGGCCGAACAACTGGGCCGGCCGAGCCCGTCCCGTACCGTCCGCGCGCTCTCCCACAAGGAGTCCTGA
- a CDS encoding helix-turn-helix domain-containing protein, with protein sequence MPKDAAVEEFARRVRALKTRDGRSYEALGRRLNVSASTLHRYCSGATVPEEFGVLDRLAVLAGADEEERRALEEAWTTALSTRRPAEPEPEAAPAEPEPEAAPAEPEAASPEPEPGPEAASAPARDVTPSAPGRPRNRSRRPVLAAATLAAVAALTLGAVLLPRGNPEQTAPTTPPAAPPSPPASPPPLTVTSASHIWENGCGHTYLVARGPDRVPAPPVAADARRWAAAQGAVHGGQTLVRLSVQGKGAKAVVLQGLHVRVVERGTPLPWSGYRMDEGCGGAVTPRLLAVELDRPRPVARPVAGYDASGAEGRTIPALSFPYAVTAADPEELLVSARTAGCDCRWYLELEWSAEGRTGTVRVGDEYGRPFRTSGTKGRPVYGYDSAGRAWITDPESGQAG encoded by the coding sequence ATGCCGAAGGACGCCGCAGTCGAGGAGTTCGCACGCCGCGTGCGCGCGCTGAAGACGCGGGACGGGCGCAGTTACGAGGCGCTGGGCCGGCGTCTGAACGTGAGCGCCTCGACCCTGCACCGCTACTGCTCGGGCGCGACCGTCCCGGAGGAGTTCGGCGTGCTCGACCGGCTGGCCGTGCTGGCCGGGGCGGACGAGGAGGAGCGGCGCGCCCTGGAGGAGGCCTGGACGACCGCGCTGAGCACCCGCCGCCCGGCGGAGCCGGAGCCCGAAGCCGCCCCGGCGGAGCCGGAGCCCGAAGCCGCCCCGGCGGAGCCGGAAGCGGCCTCGCCCGAGCCGGAGCCGGGGCCGGAAGCCGCCTCGGCTCCGGCTCGTGACGTCACTCCTTCGGCGCCGGGCCGCCCCCGCAACCGCAGCCGGCGCCCGGTCCTGGCCGCCGCCACCCTGGCGGCCGTCGCCGCGCTGACGCTCGGAGCCGTACTGCTCCCCCGCGGGAACCCGGAGCAGACCGCACCGACCACACCCCCCGCAGCGCCCCCTTCACCCCCGGCGTCACCCCCGCCGCTGACCGTGACCAGCGCCTCGCACATCTGGGAGAACGGCTGCGGGCACACGTACCTCGTGGCACGGGGACCCGACCGGGTGCCCGCTCCTCCGGTGGCCGCGGACGCGCGGCGGTGGGCGGCGGCGCAGGGGGCGGTGCACGGCGGGCAGACGCTGGTGCGCCTGTCGGTGCAGGGGAAGGGCGCCAAGGCCGTCGTGCTCCAAGGGCTGCACGTGCGGGTGGTGGAGCGGGGGACACCGCTGCCGTGGTCCGGCTACCGGATGGACGAGGGCTGCGGCGGGGCGGTCACCCCGCGCCTGCTCGCGGTGGAGCTGGACCGGCCGCGTCCGGTGGCCCGGCCGGTGGCCGGGTACGACGCGTCCGGGGCGGAGGGCCGGACGATCCCGGCGCTCTCGTTCCCGTACGCGGTCACCGCGGCCGACCCGGAGGAGTTGCTGGTCTCGGCGCGGACGGCGGGCTGCGACTGCCGCTGGTACCTGGAGCTGGAGTGGAGCGCGGAGGGGCGCACGGGAACGGTCCGGGTCGGCGACGAGTACGGGCGCCCCTTCCGTACGAGCGGGACGAAGGGACGTCCGGTGTACGGGTACGACTCCGCGGGGCGGGCCTGGATCACAGACCCAGAGTCTGGACAGGCCGGGTGA
- a CDS encoding carboxyl transferase domain-containing protein — MQQAPVLTSAADPASPAWQANEAAHHELATTLRAKLAAAALGGGEKSRARHVARGKLLPRDRVDTLLDPGSPFLELAPLAANGMYGDQAPAAGVIAGIGRVSGRECVIVANDATVKGGTYYPMTVKKHLRAQEVALENRLPCLYLVDSGGAFLPMQDEVFPDREHFGRIFYNQARMSGAGIPQIAAVLGSCTAGGAYVPAMSDEAVIVRNQGTIFLGGPPLVKAATGEVVTAEELGGGEVHSRISGVTDHLAEDDAHALRIVRNIVATLPERGPLPWSVEPAEEPKVDPAGLYGAVPVDSRTPYDVREVIARVVDASRFQEFKAEYGQTLITGFARIHGHPVGIVANNGILFAESAQKGAHFIELCDQRGIPLVFLQNITGFMVGKAYEHGGIAKHGAKMVTAVATTRVPKLTVVVGGSFGAGNYSMCGRAYSPRFLWMWPNAKISVMGGEQAASVLATVKRDQLGDAWSAEEEEAFKDPIRSQYETQGSAYYATARLWDDGVIDPMETRQVLGLALTACANAPLGDPQFGVFRM, encoded by the coding sequence ATGCAGCAGGCACCTGTGCTGACGAGCGCGGCGGACCCCGCCTCGCCGGCCTGGCAGGCCAACGAGGCGGCCCACCACGAGCTGGCCACGACCCTCCGCGCCAAGCTGGCCGCCGCCGCGCTCGGCGGCGGGGAGAAGTCCCGCGCCCGGCACGTCGCGCGCGGCAAGCTGCTGCCGCGGGACCGCGTGGACACGCTGCTCGACCCGGGCTCGCCGTTCCTGGAGCTGGCTCCGCTCGCGGCGAACGGGATGTACGGCGACCAGGCCCCCGCGGCCGGCGTCATCGCGGGCATCGGCCGGGTGAGCGGCCGCGAGTGCGTGATCGTCGCCAACGACGCGACCGTCAAGGGCGGCACGTACTACCCGATGACGGTGAAGAAGCACCTGCGGGCGCAGGAGGTGGCGCTGGAGAACCGTCTCCCCTGCCTCTACCTGGTCGACTCGGGCGGCGCCTTCCTGCCGATGCAGGACGAGGTCTTCCCGGACCGCGAGCACTTCGGCCGCATCTTCTACAACCAGGCCCGGATGTCCGGCGCCGGCATCCCGCAGATCGCGGCGGTCCTCGGCTCCTGCACGGCGGGCGGGGCGTACGTCCCGGCGATGAGCGACGAGGCCGTGATCGTCCGGAACCAGGGGACGATCTTCCTCGGCGGCCCGCCGCTGGTGAAGGCCGCGACCGGCGAGGTCGTCACGGCGGAGGAGCTCGGCGGCGGCGAGGTCCACTCGCGGATCTCGGGCGTCACCGACCACCTCGCGGAGGACGACGCGCACGCGCTGCGGATCGTCCGGAACATCGTCGCCACTCTCCCCGAGCGCGGCCCGCTGCCCTGGTCGGTGGAGCCGGCCGAGGAGCCGAAGGTGGACCCCGCGGGGCTGTACGGCGCGGTGCCGGTCGACTCGCGGACGCCGTACGACGTGCGCGAGGTGATCGCCCGGGTGGTGGACGCCTCCCGCTTCCAGGAGTTCAAGGCGGAGTACGGGCAGACGCTGATCACCGGCTTCGCCCGGATCCACGGCCACCCGGTCGGCATCGTCGCCAACAACGGCATCCTGTTCGCCGAGTCCGCCCAGAAGGGCGCGCACTTCATCGAGCTGTGCGACCAGCGCGGGATCCCGTTGGTCTTCCTGCAGAACATCACCGGCTTCATGGTCGGCAAGGCGTACGAGCACGGCGGCATCGCCAAGCACGGCGCGAAGATGGTGACGGCGGTGGCGACCACCCGGGTCCCGAAGCTGACGGTGGTCGTCGGCGGCTCCTTCGGCGCGGGCAACTACTCGATGTGCGGCCGGGCGTACTCCCCCCGCTTCCTGTGGATGTGGCCCAACGCCAAGATCTCCGTGATGGGCGGCGAGCAGGCCGCGTCCGTCCTCGCCACGGTCAAGCGCGACCAGCTCGGCGACGCGTGGAGCGCCGAGGAGGAAGAGGCCTTCAAGGACCCGATCCGCTCCCAGTACGAGACGCAGGGCAGCGCCTACTACGCGACGGCCCGGCTCTGGGACGACGGGGTCATCGACCCCATGGAGACCCGGCAGGTCCTCGGCCTCGCCCTGACCGCCTGTGCCAACGCGCCCCTGGGAGACCCCCAGTTCGGCGTCTTCCGGATGTGA